Within Micromonospora parathelypteridis, the genomic segment GAGCACGGTGGTGTTCCGCCGGCTTCCGCGTCAGCCGGGACCGGCTCTACCGCGTGGTGAGGTGCTGCTGGAGTCGCCTCCTGAGCTGCCCGAGCCAACGCCCCGCGGGATGGGGCAGCTGCTCATGATCCTGCCGATGTTCTGCGGGGTCGGTGCGATGGCATTCCTCTACGCCGGCAAGGGCGGCGGGATGATGACGTACGTCGCGGGTGGTCTCTTCGGCGTCTCGATGCTCGGGATGGCGATCGGGTCACTGGCCAACAGCGGTGGCAAGGACAAGGCCGAGCTGAACGCCGAACGGCGCGACTACATGCGCTACCTGGCTCAGATGCGTAAGCGCACCCGGCGCGCCGCCGAGCAGCAGCGGGCGTCGATGGCGTGGCGGCACCCGGAGCCCGACGCGCTCTGGTCGATCGCGGCATCCCGGCGACTCTGGGAGCGACGGATCACCGAGGACGACTTCGGCGAGACGCGGATCGCGCTGGGCCCGCAGCGACTGGCGGTGGAGATCGTCCCGCCGGAGACGAAGCCGGTGGAGGACCTGGAGCCGATGAGCGCGATCGCGCTCCGCCGGTTCGTCCGCGCGCACTCCACTGTGCCCGAGTTGCCGACCGCGTTGTCGCTGCGCGCGTTCAGCCGGGTGGTGCTGCGCGGCGACCGCGCGCCCGTGCTCGATTTGACCCGGGCGGCGCTCGGGCAGCTGGCGACCTTCCACGCCCCGGACGACCTCATGGTCGTGGTGGTCGCCGCACCCGACCGGCAGGGGTCCTGGGGCTGGGTGAAGTGGCTTCCACACGCCCACCACAGTGCCCGGACGGACGCCGCCGGTGCCCGCCGTCTGGTCTTCGCCAGTCTGGCCGAGGCCGAGGCGTCGCTCGCCAGTGAGCTGGGTGGACGACCTCGGTTCGCGCCCGAGGCCAAGCCGCTGACCACCGCCCCGCACCTGGTCGTGGTGATCGACGGTGGCGAGATCTCGCCGACCTGCCAGCTGGTGGGTCCGGGGTTGCTCGGCACCACGGTGATCGACCTCTCCGGGACGGTGCCGCGCGACGCCGGGCGCTGGCTGCTCTGCCTCGATGTGGCTGACGGAAGCTCGCTCGACCTGGTCCGGGGCAGCACGTCGTCGCCGCTGGGGCGCCCCGACCAGCTCAGCGCCGAGGCGGCCGAGGGGCTGGCCCGGCAGATCGCCCCCTACCGGCTCTCCCAGCAGCAGACCAGCAGCGACGAGCCGCTGGCCCGCAGCATGGAACTGCCGGACCTGCTCGGCGTGGGTGACGCCGCGACGGTGGACGTACAGACCACCTGGCGCCCGCGCGGTCACCGGGACCGGTTGCGCATCCCGCTCGGTGTCGGCCCGGACGGCAACGTGGTCGAGCTCGACTTCAAGGAGTCGGCGCACGAGGGCATGGGCCCGCATGGTCTGGTGATCGGTGCTACCGGGTCCGGCAAGAGCGAGCTGCTCCGTACGGTGGTGGCCGCGTTGGCGGTGACCCACTCGTCGGAGGAGCTGAACTTCGTCCTGGTGGACTTCAAGGGCGGTGCGACGTTCGCCTCGCTGGAGGCGCTGCCGCACACCAGCGCGGTGATCACCAACCTGGCCGACGAGTTGCCGTTGGTCGACCGGATGCGCGACGCGCTCGCTGGGGAGATGGTGCGCCGGCAGGAGCTGCTGCGGGCGGCCGGCAACTACGTCTCCCGCTTCGAGTACGAGAAGGCCCGGGCGGCCGGCGAGCCGCTCGCCCCGATGCCCAGCCTGTTGATCATCTGTGACGAGTTCAGCGAGTTGCTCGCCGCCAAGCCCGACTTCATCGACCTGTTCGTGATGATCGGCCGGTTGGGTCGTTCGCTCGGCGTGCACCTGCTGCTGGCCAGCCAGCGGCTCGAAGAGGGCAAGCTGCGTGGCCTGGACACCCACCTGTCGTACCGGATCGGTCTGCGTACCTTCTCCGCGGTGGAGAGCCGGATCGTGCTCGGTGTGCCGGACGCGTACGAGCTGCCGAACGCGCCGGGCCACGGCTACCTGAAGACCGACACCAGCACGATGCTGCGGTTCCGGGCGGCGTACGTGTCGGGGGCGTACCGGGCACCGGGCCAGCAGGCCGCCACGTCGCAGGCGCTGGTGCAGCGTCGGATCGTGCCGTACGGCCTCGACTTCATCGCGGCGCAGGTCCCGCAGGTGCCGGTGGTCACCGCTCCGGAGCCCGAGCAGCCGGCCGACGGCAAGGCCGTGGCGATGCTCGACGTGCTGATCGACCAGCTCAAGGGGCGGGGCCGCCCGGCCCACCAGGTGTGGCTCCCGCCGCTGTCCGACCCGCCCGGCCTGGGCGAGCTGCTCGGCCCGCTGGCGGTCGACCCGACCTACGGGCTGTGCACCGCGTCCTGGCCTGGGCGTGGGCGGCTGACCGTGCCGGTCGGAGTGGTGGACCGCCCGTACGAGCAGCGCCGTGACCCGATGATGGTCGAGCTGGCCGGGGCCGGTGGCAACGTGGTCATCGTCGGCCGGTCGATGAGTGGCAAGAGCACGATGCTGCGTACGCTGCTCGCCTCGCTGTCGCTCACCCACACACCACGTGAGGTGCAGTTCTTCTGCCTGGACTTCGGCGGTGGCGCGCTGCGCAGCCTGGAGCGTCTGCCGCACATGGCCGGGGTGGCCGGTCGGCGGGACGTCGAGGCGGTTCGCCGGACGGTGGCTGAGGTGGTCGCCGTCCTGGACGACCGGGAGGCGCGCTTCGCCCAGCACGGCATCGACTCGGTGGCCAGCTACCGTCGTCGCCGAGCCGCGGGCGAGTTCGCTGACGACCCGTTCGGTGACGTGTTCCTGGTGGTGGATGGTTGGAACACGCTGCGCCAGGAGTACGAGGAGCTGGAGCAGACCATCACCAACCTGGCAAACCGGGGTCTCGGCTTCGGCGTGCACGTGGTGATCACCGCCGTGCGGTGGGCGGAGATCCGGATCAACATGCGTGATCTGCTCGGCACCAAGTTGGAGCTGCGCCTCGGTGACGCGTCCGAGTCCGAGATCGACCGCCGGGCGGCGACGAACGTGCCGGAGAAGTCGCCCGGTCGCGGCCTGACCCGGGACAAGCTGCACTTCCTCACCGCCATCTCGCGGCTCGATGGTCGTCGGGACATCGAGGACCTCAGCGAGGCGTCGGTGTCCCTGGCCGGGCATGTGGCGGCGAACTGGCCGGGCCGTCCAGCGCCGAAGGTGCGGCTGCTGCCGCGCCGGATGTCGGTGACCGAGCTGGCCCGGCTCATCGACCGGTCGGCACCCGGTCTGCCGGTCGGGGTCAACGAGTCGGCGCTCGCGCCGGTCTACCTGGACCTGGTCAACGAGCCGCACCTGACGGTCTTCGGCGACGCCGAGTGTGGCAAGACGAACCTGCTGCGGCTGATCGCCAGGGGCATCACCGAGCGGTACACGCCAGCTCAGGCCCGGCTGGTGATCGCGGACTACCGACGTGGCCTGCTGGGGGCGGTGGAGGGGGATCACCTGCTCGACTACGCCCCGTCGAATCAGGCGTTCGCCCAGGGGCTCGGTTCGATTCGCAGCGCGTTGAACAACCGGTTGCCCGGCCCGGACGTGACCACCGCCCAGCTGCGCGATCGCAGCTGGTGGAAGGGCCCGGACCTGTACATCCTGGTGGACGACTACGACCTGGTGGCATCCGGTGGGAGCAACCCGCTCAGCGCTCTGCACGAGTTGTTGCCGCAGGCCCGCGACATCGGCCTGCACCTGATCATCACGCGTCGGGTCGGTGGGGTCTCCCGGGCGCTCTACGAGCCGGTGCTGCAGCGGTTGCGCGAGTTGGACTCGCCGGGTCTGCTGATGTCCGGAAACCGGGAGGAGGGCGCGGTCTTCGGTACGTTGCGACCGAGCCCGCAACCGCCCGGCCGGGGCACCCTGGTCCGCCGACGCGATGGCCAGCAACTGATCCAGACCGCGTGGTCCGAGCCGTCCTGAGTGGGCTCGGTCGTTCGGTGGTGGTGGCGGACCATCTCGGTCCGATTCACCACTATCCATCGAACGCCACCGGTCAGGGCTGCGAAGGCTCGACAGGTTCCGCTACGGTCTTCTCAGGAGTGTCCGTCGGTGGGGTGTTGGTGCCTTGCCGCGGGGGAGGGGTGCGGCAAAGCCGCCACCACAACATGACGGAAGGGTGTGAAGCATGGCGTTCGAGGTCGAAGCTGCGACTCTACATACCGCCGCGAGTGACGTGCGGTCCACGCGCAGCGAGGTCGACGGCGAGCTCAAGAAGCTGTGGAACGTGGTCGACGACCTGGCCATGGCGTGGAAGGGTCAGGCGTCCACGGGCTTCCAGTCGTTGATGACGCGCTGGAACGAGGACACGGTCAAACTGCTGACGGCGATGGACAACATCGCTGACCTGCTCGACCAGTCGGGTACGACGCACCAGGTCAACGACGAAGAGCAGCAGCAGATGCTGGACAAGTTCCACTCTGCTCTCAACCCGTGATCCGCAGCCAGCAGAGGAGGAAATCGTGACGATCAAAGTTGACTACGCTGTCCTCGAGAGCAGCAACCAGCAGATGCAGGCCATCTCGAAGACCCTCGAGGAGAAGCTCGACACGCTGCGGTCGATGCTGTCCAAGCTCCAGTGGGACGGCGAGGACCGGGTTGCCTACGAGCAGCACCAGGCAAAGTGGGACACGGCGGTCCGGGACATCAACCGGATCCTGAACGAGATCGGCGGCGCCGTCGGCATCGCCCGCGAAAACTACCTCAGCACCGAGATGAGCAACTCCAAGGTGTGGGATGGCGGCGGCGGTCGTCCCGGCCGTATCGGCTGACCAGCACCGCCGAGCAGGCTGAGGTGTTTGCCGTTGCGGCTCCGGTCCGGTTCACCCGGGCCGGAGCCGCATCGCGTTTGGGCGTCACCGCGGCAAAGGTCAGCCGGCAGCCGGTGAGTCGGTGCGTCGGCCAGGGCGCCAGCCACGCTGGCGGCCCCGGGCCACGATCGGTCGTGCGATCAGCAGCAGCACGGTGAGCAGCCCGCCGACGGCCGCCGCCCAGATCGCGGCAGGGCGTTGCCAGCCCAGTGGGTCGTCGCGCACGACGGGTGCGGGGATCGCGCCGGCAGGCGGGTTCTCCCGGGTGCCCAGCAGGCTCGACACCGCCCGGTACGGGTTGACCACGCCGTAACCGATGTCGGCGTTGTGGCCCTTCGGAGGGTTGTCGGCCGTGCGTTCCATCCGTTCGGCGACCTCCCGCGGGCCGAGATCCGGATAGGCGGCCCGGACGAGCGCGGCCACCCCCGAGACGTACGCGGCCGCAAAGCTGGTGCCACCGGTCGGCTCAGCGCGGTAGCCGGGCCCCTGGGGTGCCGGCCCGATGATGTTCAGCCCCGGTGCGGCGATGTCGACGTAGTCGCCGCTGATCGAGCTGCCCACGTGGCCGCCCTGCTCGTCCACCCCACCGACGGCGATCACCCCGGGGTACGCGGCCGGGTACCCCGGCCTGTTCTGCTGATCCTCCGTCCGGTTGCCAGCGGCAGCGACCAGCACCACCCCCTTGGCCAGCGCACGGTCGACGGCCGCTGTCAGTTCGGGGAGGGGAATTGTGGTCAGCGACAGGTTGATCACGTCGGCCCCCTGCTCGACCGCCCAGTCGATCGCCGCCGCGATCTCCACGGGAAGCCGCAGGTCCGTGGTGTCCTTGAGGCTCGGCAGAACCCGGATCGGCAGGATGCGGGCAGCCGGGGCGACGCCGCTGAACGGGACGCCCGTGCCCTCCCGGCCGGCGATGATGCCGGCGATCATCGTGCCGTGCCCGACCAGGTCGCACTGGCCGTGGTTGGCCGGCAGGTCGTTGAAGTCGCGCCCCTGCAGCACCTGGCCGGCGAGGAGCGGGTGAGTGGCGGAGACCCCGGAGTCGATCACCGCGACCGTCACTCCGGCGCCCCGGGACAGCGGCCACGCCGAGGACGGCTCCAGCCGGCGCAACCCCCACGGCATCGCGGTCAGGCCCTCCTCGCCGGTTGGGCCGCAGCTGGGCGGTGCAGCCCTCGCCGGGGCGGGTGCCACCAGGGCTGCGCCGAGCAGAGCCGCCAGGGCTCCACTGAGGACGCCGCGGGTGGCACGGCCGGTATTGCGGAACATGTTGGTCGCGCTCAACGGCGGGCATTCGCGCACCCGCAGAGATTACCGCTGTGACCCGTCGGACAGCGGCCCGGCGATGAGGGGGTCAGGCCCGAGGGCTGACCTTCGTGGCGGGTGTCGCGGCGAACAGCGCGAGCAGGTCGCCGACCTCGCGGTCGGCCTCGGCGGGGTGCCGGAACCGGCCGGCCGGGTTGAGGGTGTATTCGTTGCGTCGCCCGACGCGGGTGCGGTGCAGGTACCCGCCCGCCTCCAGGTCGGCGACGATCGCCTGCGCGGCCCGTTCGGTCACGCCGACCTCGGCCGCGACATCGCGCAGCCGGGCGGTGGGGTCGCGGGCGATGGCCAGCAGGACGTGCCCGTGGTTGGTGAGGAAGGTCCAGTTCCGCCCGCCGCCGGTGTCGCCCGTCGCAGTGCTCGCCATGGTGTGACCGCCTCTCCGGGTGCGTCGCCCAGGTTCGACCGGGGAGTCAACGTATGAAATCTATATCACGCATACCTTGACGCAACTTACGGTGCGTGTGACGGTGGAGCCCGAGCCAGCGCCCGCCGCCGGCCCGGCCGAAGAGCCGGTTGACCAGGTCAGATGCGTGGAGACGAGGTGCGGGGATGAGTCGTCCCGGAACGCCCGGCGGGCAGCCGGGTCCGCAGCGGAGCGCCGACGGGGCGTCCGCAACCAGCGAGCCGGCCCGGGCGTACGCGGAGTTGACCGCCGGAAACCGGCGCTTCGTCAGCGGCGCCCCACGCCATCCCAATCAGGACGCCGGGCACCGGGCCGCCGTGGCCGACGGACAGCACCCCTTCGCGGTGATCGTCGGCTGCTCCGACTCCCGCCTGGCCGCCGAGATCATCTTTGACCGAGGGCTCGGCGACCTGTTCGTGGTCCGCACGGCAGGGCACACCGCCGGCCCGGAGGTGCTTGGCAGCGTGGAGTACGCGGTGACCGTGCTCGGCACTCCGCTGGTGGTGGTGCTCGGCCACGACTCGTGCGGCGCCGTCCAGGCGGCGCGTGAGTCCGCCGCTACCGGCACTCAACCTCGCGGGCACCTGCGCGCGGTGGTCGACGCCGTGCTGCCCAGCCTGCACCGGGCCGAGGCCGAGGGCGTGGACGACATCGACGGGATCGTCGACATCCACATCGCGCAGACCGTCGAGACGCTGCTCGGGCAGTCGCCCGTGCTGGCCGAGGAGGTGGCGCAGGGTCGGTGCGCGGTGGTGGGGGTGTCATATCGGCTCGCCGCCGGAGTGGTGCGCCCGGTGGCCGCGGTGCCGGCCGGCCTCACGGCGCTCGACGTGCCGAACGTGTCGACCGGTCCGGCCGCCGCGTGACGTGAGGAGGGCCGCTCCGCGCAACGCGGAACGGCCCTCGACGCAAGATCCTGCGGGTCAGAGCAGCGACATGTGGACGTGGTCCGTGTGGTTCGACGGCCCGCTGTACGACTTCCAGCCGGTCGCCGGGAACCAGATCTGCCGGTTCCAGATCACGTAGTAGATGCCCAGCCGGTCGGCGTTACGGATGAGGAACGCTGCGACGTTGTTGCCGTACTTCCGGGTGTCGTCGTTGTGCCACGGCGCGAAGCCGCTCTTCTGCAGCGACCAGTCGCAGGCGCGGCCCTTCGGGTGCTCCCACGGCCCGCCGGAGCGGTAGCAGCCGACGAACCGGTTGAAGCCGGCCCGCTTGACCTCCTTGTACGCGTGCAGCGTGCGGGGCGTGACGCAGCCGGAGGACGTGGTGGGGTCCTTCTCGCTGCACGACTGGGCCTTCCAGTCGCCGTCGGCGGTGCGACCCGGCCCGATCCTGGCGACCGGCGAGGTGGCGTCCACCAGGCCGCCGGTGAAGCCCTTCCCACCGACGAGGGAGAGCGCCTTGTCTGCCTCGCTCTTCCGCTTCGCCATCAGCGCGGTCTGCTTCTGCTGCTCACGGATCTCGGTGTCGAGGGCCAGCTTGGCCTGCTCGGCGCGGGCCTTCACCGCATTGACCTCGGAGAGCTTCTGCTCGTTGACCATGTTCATCTCGTCGAGCGCCGCGGCGCGTTGGACGAACATGTCAGGCGCGTCGCTCTCGAGCAGCATCGCGAGGGCGCCCATCCGGCCGGTCCGATACGACTGGGCGGCGATCTGCCCGACCTGTGGGGTCAGCGCGTCCAGGTCGGCCTTGGCCCGGTTGACCTCCAACGCCAGTTCCAGCTGCCGCTTCTTCGACTTGTCCAACTTCGACTTGGCGGCGGAGTAGTCGCGGTTGGCCTGCTCGATGACGTCGGTGATCAGCTGGGGCTCGTTGTCCTCCTCGTGCCCGGACGGTGTGGGGGTCGTCGGGGCGGCGTGGGCAGGGAGGGGCCCAGCGAGCACGGTCAATGCGGCGATCACGGCCACCACGGGTGTCAGCCAGCGGCGTAGGGGTGCCGTCACAATGTTCCCTTCCGTCGACCGCCGACCGGGTTAGCTGACGGGTTCGGGGCGGAAGTGGCCCCTACCGCTGACGCGGATTCACCCCACGTACCTGGGTCCCCGGTTCGCCGGTTGGCGATTGGGCGGTGGCACCGCAGGCGCCGCTTCGCGCCTTCATCGGTAACCGGCAGCGAGGTTACCCGAGAGTCGACCGACAGAGCTACGCCTGGATGCCGACCAAAAGTGTCTTTTCGTCATAGCGTTGCGTGACCAGTGACGCGGTTCTCAGGTTCGTGGCTCATCTGGTCACGCTGCGGAGTTTCACCATGCCGGATCCGTGCCCGTGCGCGACTCCGGCCATCGTCCGGTGACGGAGGGTGGGGGCGGGGTGTGCGCCTGATCCGGGTCGTCGGAGTGCCCCGTTCGCGGTGCGATGAGCGCGGCGAGTGCCTCCGCGCGGTCCGGCTGGGGCCGCGAGGCGGGACCGTCGGCGGACGGCGTGGCAGCGGTGCGCCCAGCGGCGGTCACCACCGCGGCCAGCCCGGTGGTCAACGGCACGGCGGCGATCAGACCGAGTGTGGCCACCGCGCTGCGGACGATCTCCTGCGCGAGGAACTCACTCGTGAGGAGCTGCCCGACCGGCCGCGAGTCGGCGGTGATCAGGAGCAGCAGGGGCAGCGACGCGCCCGCGTACGCCAGCACGATGGTGTTGACAGTGGAGGCGATGTGCGCGCGGCCGACCCGGGTGGCCGCACGGTACAGCTGCAACCGGGTCAGCCCGGGGTTGGCGTTCGCCAGCTCGGTGACGGTGGCCGCTTGGGTGACCGTGACGTCGTCGAGCACCCCGAGTGATCCGATGATGATCCCGGCGAGCAGCAGACCGTGCAGGTCCACGTCGCCCTGAAACATCGACAGGGTGGTGGCCTCTTCGCTGCCGAAGCCGGTGAGGTGTGTCGCGGCCGTGGCGATGGTGGCGAGCACCCCGGTCAGCACCAGGCTGCCCAGGGTGCCGAGTACCGCGACCGAGGTCTGCGCGGTGACCCCGTGCGTCAGATAGAGCACCACGAACATGATCAGGGCCGCGCCGACCACCGCCACCAGCAGTGGTGACTTGCCCGCGCCGATGCCTGGCAGCACG encodes:
- a CDS encoding helix-turn-helix transcriptional regulator; translated protein: MASTATGDTGGGRNWTFLTNHGHVLLAIARDPTARLRDVAAEVGVTERAAQAIVADLEAGGYLHRTRVGRRNEYTLNPAGRFRHPAEADREVGDLLALFAATPATKVSPRA
- a CDS encoding WXG100 family type VII secretion target — translated: MAFEVEAATLHTAASDVRSTRSEVDGELKKLWNVVDDLAMAWKGQASTGFQSLMTRWNEDTVKLLTAMDNIADLLDQSGTTHQVNDEEQQQMLDKFHSALNP
- a CDS encoding YibE/F family protein, giving the protein MGSDHAHPAPPAPPRVRRILVLTVVPLFVATVLAAVLLWPRGGSPQTDGGADVPRYPGTVTRVVTEPCPPVASTPEGTPSAGGERCGTVDVRVDDGPTAGQQVRTPVPDGPGAPRVEVGDEVILVELTDPTDPTTSNWNIAEHQRGTPMVWLAVVFAAAIVAFGRWRGLAALAGLAATFGILLTFVLPGIGAGKSPLLVAVVGAALIMFVVLYLTHGVTAQTSVAVLGTLGSLVLTGVLATIATAATHLTGFGSEEATTLSMFQGDVDLHGLLLAGIIIGSLGVLDDVTVTQAATVTELANANPGLTRLQLYRAATRVGRAHIASTVNTIVLAYAGASLPLLLLITADSRPVGQLLTSEFLAQEIVRSAVATLGLIAAVPLTTGLAAVVTAAGRTAATPSADGPASRPQPDRAEALAALIAPRTGHSDDPDQAHTPPPPSVTGRWPESRTGTDPAW
- the mycP gene encoding type VII secretion-associated serine protease mycosin yields the protein MRECPPLSATNMFRNTGRATRGVLSGALAALLGAALVAPAPARAAPPSCGPTGEEGLTAMPWGLRRLEPSSAWPLSRGAGVTVAVIDSGVSATHPLLAGQVLQGRDFNDLPANHGQCDLVGHGTMIAGIIAGREGTGVPFSGVAPAARILPIRVLPSLKDTTDLRLPVEIAAAIDWAVEQGADVINLSLTTIPLPELTAAVDRALAKGVVLVAAAGNRTEDQQNRPGYPAAYPGVIAVGGVDEQGGHVGSSISGDYVDIAAPGLNIIGPAPQGPGYRAEPTGGTSFAAAYVSGVAALVRAAYPDLGPREVAERMERTADNPPKGHNADIGYGVVNPYRAVSSLLGTRENPPAGAIPAPVVRDDPLGWQRPAAIWAAAVGGLLTVLLLIARPIVARGRQRGWRPGRRTDSPAAG
- the eccCa gene encoding type VII secretion protein EccCa, whose product is MSTVVFRRLPRQPGPALPRGEVLLESPPELPEPTPRGMGQLLMILPMFCGVGAMAFLYAGKGGGMMTYVAGGLFGVSMLGMAIGSLANSGGKDKAELNAERRDYMRYLAQMRKRTRRAAEQQRASMAWRHPEPDALWSIAASRRLWERRITEDDFGETRIALGPQRLAVEIVPPETKPVEDLEPMSAIALRRFVRAHSTVPELPTALSLRAFSRVVLRGDRAPVLDLTRAALGQLATFHAPDDLMVVVVAAPDRQGSWGWVKWLPHAHHSARTDAAGARRLVFASLAEAEASLASELGGRPRFAPEAKPLTTAPHLVVVIDGGEISPTCQLVGPGLLGTTVIDLSGTVPRDAGRWLLCLDVADGSSLDLVRGSTSSPLGRPDQLSAEAAEGLARQIAPYRLSQQQTSSDEPLARSMELPDLLGVGDAATVDVQTTWRPRGHRDRLRIPLGVGPDGNVVELDFKESAHEGMGPHGLVIGATGSGKSELLRTVVAALAVTHSSEELNFVLVDFKGGATFASLEALPHTSAVITNLADELPLVDRMRDALAGEMVRRQELLRAAGNYVSRFEYEKARAAGEPLAPMPSLLIICDEFSELLAAKPDFIDLFVMIGRLGRSLGVHLLLASQRLEEGKLRGLDTHLSYRIGLRTFSAVESRIVLGVPDAYELPNAPGHGYLKTDTSTMLRFRAAYVSGAYRAPGQQAATSQALVQRRIVPYGLDFIAAQVPQVPVVTAPEPEQPADGKAVAMLDVLIDQLKGRGRPAHQVWLPPLSDPPGLGELLGPLAVDPTYGLCTASWPGRGRLTVPVGVVDRPYEQRRDPMMVELAGAGGNVVIVGRSMSGKSTMLRTLLASLSLTHTPREVQFFCLDFGGGALRSLERLPHMAGVAGRRDVEAVRRTVAEVVAVLDDREARFAQHGIDSVASYRRRRAAGEFADDPFGDVFLVVDGWNTLRQEYEELEQTITNLANRGLGFGVHVVITAVRWAEIRINMRDLLGTKLELRLGDASESEIDRRAATNVPEKSPGRGLTRDKLHFLTAISRLDGRRDIEDLSEASVSLAGHVAANWPGRPAPKVRLLPRRMSVTELARLIDRSAPGLPVGVNESALAPVYLDLVNEPHLTVFGDAECGKTNLLRLIARGITERYTPAQARLVIADYRRGLLGAVEGDHLLDYAPSNQAFAQGLGSIRSALNNRLPGPDVTTAQLRDRSWWKGPDLYILVDDYDLVASGGSNPLSALHELLPQARDIGLHLIITRRVGGVSRALYEPVLQRLRELDSPGLLMSGNREEGAVFGTLRPSPQPPGRGTLVRRRDGQQLIQTAWSEPS
- a CDS encoding WXG100 family type VII secretion target, with protein sequence MTIKVDYAVLESSNQQMQAISKTLEEKLDTLRSMLSKLQWDGEDRVAYEQHQAKWDTAVRDINRILNEIGGAVGIARENYLSTEMSNSKVWDGGGGRPGRIG
- a CDS encoding carbonic anhydrase — encoded protein: MSRPGTPGGQPGPQRSADGASATSEPARAYAELTAGNRRFVSGAPRHPNQDAGHRAAVADGQHPFAVIVGCSDSRLAAEIIFDRGLGDLFVVRTAGHTAGPEVLGSVEYAVTVLGTPLVVVLGHDSCGAVQAARESAATGTQPRGHLRAVVDAVLPSLHRAEAEGVDDIDGIVDIHIAQTVETLLGQSPVLAEEVAQGRCAVVGVSYRLAAGVVRPVAAVPAGLTALDVPNVSTGPAAA
- a CDS encoding coiled-coil domain-containing protein, which encodes MTAPLRRWLTPVVAVIAALTVLAGPLPAHAAPTTPTPSGHEEDNEPQLITDVIEQANRDYSAAKSKLDKSKKRQLELALEVNRAKADLDALTPQVGQIAAQSYRTGRMGALAMLLESDAPDMFVQRAAALDEMNMVNEQKLSEVNAVKARAEQAKLALDTEIREQQKQTALMAKRKSEADKALSLVGGKGFTGGLVDATSPVARIGPGRTADGDWKAQSCSEKDPTTSSGCVTPRTLHAYKEVKRAGFNRFVGCYRSGGPWEHPKGRACDWSLQKSGFAPWHNDDTRKYGNNVAAFLIRNADRLGIYYVIWNRQIWFPATGWKSYSGPSNHTDHVHMSLL